The genomic interval ACAATTTTGGTTCAATTGCCTTTAGAAGCCTTCGATCTGATTCTTGGCTTATTGCAGATCTGGATCCCTGTTTATTTTTGTACAATACAATGGTCTAATGTGCAGGTtgaaaaactaataaaagaaCTACCGAGTATGCCTGCTGATTGGTCAAATGGAGATGCAGATTTGGCAGAGAAGAATTCTACAAGCAATGGGATTTCCACACAACATGTTGAGAATGGGACAAACCTCAGAGAGACTCAGAGCATGCTTTTGGAGAGAATTGCCAGTGAGATGAATCGGTTGAAGTTCTATATGGCTCATGCACAGGTCTTTTATTGCTCTCCCTCACAtttcgttttttctttttgccacATTTATACATGTTTGACATTTTATCTAGGGTTCTTTCAATTGCCTATTTCTTTGACAATAAGATCCTGCATGATAAATTTATCATGACATTTAAAGTGAACAAGAGTATTAAGATTGATGCTGTTTCTTAAGTAGGAAGCTTGGGGAATGATGCTAGTGAATAAAAGTTTGAATGGAGCTCGACTGTTagttaacaataataaaataaagataactAAAGTTAACATGCTTAAAGAAGAGTAGGAACATTTTTTTTGAACTATtatggaagatatatatatatatatatatctgtttaAATCTACCAGCTTGACCATTAGTTCTCTCACCAACAGCCTTAAATAACATCTGTCTTTCTTTGTTGCATACTCATCTTTTTCTGATCTGTAACTATAGAGGTGTTTGAAGAACTTAGGGccttttatttcttataaagaCTAACTGTTAGGAAAGGAAAACAGTAGagaatattatttcttattcattttatatcttttaactCTTTGTGAGAATGAAAGGAGGATAGTGGAGTTATATGTCTGCTTTGCGTGAGTGTATGCATGTGGAGGGGAAGAGTAgggagaagaaaataattttgagtttattgtaaGTATTGATTTTCTgagaagttgggaaagttgctTGTAAGAGGCACAACAAGcaaattagttataaattatatgacaTGATGGTTGAAGATGCCAAGGTATTGTGTTCTTAGCTGTTCTGAGAGATTAATTATTTGTAGTTGGAAAGTGACTAAGGTGGGTTTAGAAAAGATTGATCAATGAGTAAGCATTATATGAGGTCCAAAGGGAAACAGAGATTTCTGTTAAAGGATGTGCAAGACTCAATGAATCTGAAAAAAGTTTCTGCCATGTGAAGCATGGGAGCTAAAAAGGGTTGCTTACTGAATTATGTGTTTGTGTGCATGGTATTGTCTCTATTGATGTGTTGTATGAGATCGAGGAAGAGGTCAAGAGTGTGTGTTGGTGTGTCAGACTTCTGAACTGAAAGGGTTGATTGATAACCCAACCTTTATGCATGTTTATATAACAGAAAAATGGTGATCCCTAGGAATGTATACTGTTGTTCTTTGTCAAAACAGGACAGTTTTCATAATTTGCTTGTATCCCTCACTCATGCTTAGTGGTACTTAGCCATATTCTGTGTATACTCCCTATGTGCTTGGGCTATGTCTTTTCCTataataaagttttacttttacttatcaaaaaaaaaaaaaagaaaagaaaaaaggaagggcATTCAAAGTGCAAGCTTATTGTTAGATGCTAGATGGGCTGGCAGGACGCAAATGCTATTTCCAGCCTCAGCATTTAATTGGGGAAAGGAAAGAATGAATTTCAGTTTTCTTGTAGGGGTGGGTCATGTGCAAAATTGGTGCCTACAATTTAACTGATGGGCGAGCTAATATTAGCATGTTCTATAACGTGAAAGATTTagacttttaattttcttgctaTGGGTATCTCATTCCCTTAAATCTCTTAGTACCCAACTTCatgtgttaattttttttttatcagtaactgcatttgttaaaaattgacgttatgattttaaaaaagcATATCCTGGTTCATTGAGTCTTTGGTCCTTGTTCATTCTGTGCTCATCTCGTTTCTATATTATGCCAGTACAGAACCTGCCCTTCATTGAAAACATGGAGAAGAGGATTCAGAGTGCTAGCCTAATATTAGATGCAATTTTAGGACATTGTTTCACAGATGGGCTTGAGCACCAGGATGCGAATGCAATTTACAATTGTTTACGTGCTTATGCTGCTATTGATAACACTAGGAGTGCAGAAGAAATTTTTCGTACAACTATAGTTGCTCCATTGATACAGAAAATTATCCCGCATGAGACATCAGCGGTAGTTGCAGGGTCATACACAGATGAACTCGAGAATGATTATCAGCAAATCAAGCAAAGTATAGATAAAGACTGTAAATTCTTACTGGAAATTTCATCTACAGGTATTGCCATCTAGATTTTTTGTTGATACCAACAACTTAAACTATCTCAGATTTTATGATGAGCTAAGGTTGTGAGAATGGAACTTCCATTAAAAAACCTAAGATCTTAAATAGTACCTGACAATGAAAAAATTCATCCATTGGTGCAGTCATTGGtctttattttacaaaatccGTTCTTAgatttatatgatcatatttTGATTGCTTCTATCTTTTACTTGCAGCCTATTAATTTGTGCTTTGCCATGAAACTTATCTATAAGCAATAGCTTTGCAAATGAAGCATGTAtgccagtttttttttaataaagcacGTCTTTGCTCATAGCCCCAATTGAGTATGCATTGCATCATCAATTATCACTTTGGAACAACCTTGTTGACCTCATTCTATCTTGGCTACAACAATATCTGGATGATTGACCAAATATGACAAAAATGTCATGTTATGGCATGTCAGATAATTAGCTGTTTCTGTAGGTACAAATTCATGTCTATTGTTTTTGAATGCTATTAACTGGTGGGATGCCGGTTGGGTTGTACAGAAAATTCAGGCTTGCATGTGTTTGACTTCTTGGCCAATTCCATCCTTAAAGAAGTTCTTCTCGCAATCCAAAAGGGAAAACCAGGCGCTTTTTCTCCAGGAAGACCCACggaattcttaaaaaattataaatcaagcCTAGATTTCTTGGCTCTTCTAGAAGGTAGtgatcagctctctctctctctctctctctctctctctctctctccccttcttcttcctctcttagATTGTACATTCAAGATTGTGAAAACTCTGACACAACTACCGATAAgaaaaaagattgtaaaaacTTTGACACAACTAAAATGACCATAATGTTACATGGGTTATGCATATAGAGCATCTCGTTCATTTTACCAAATAAGCTCTGATTTTCATGCAAGGGTACTGCCCATCTAGATCTGCTGTTGCTAAATTCCGATCAGAAGCTGTTTACGTTGAATTCATGAAGCAATGGAATATTGGAGTTTATTTCTCTTTGAGGTACCCTCTGCAACTCTATTATGGTTTGTCTTCTTATAAATTGGGTTAAGTAGATTACTTGATGATGTGGGCTGCTCTTTAAACTACTCTTACCTCAGGTTTCAGGAAATAGCAGGGGCTTTAGATTCTGCACTTAATGCCACCAGTCTTGTGCCGGTTCAAAATGTGCTTTCTGCTCAAGGAATTTCTCTTGAATTGACTTTAAAACAAAGTGTTACTTTGTTGGAGAGCTTGAGATCCTGCTGGAGAGAAGATGTTCTTGTCCTCTCTTGCTCTGACAAGTTTCTTCGATTATCTTTGCAGCTTCTTTCGAGGTTATTTTATTGAAACTTGGAAAGTTTCTACCGTATTCAGCCGATATATTGATACTgcctattttttaatatgcatTAGATACTCAAATTGGTTGTCATCTGGACTGGCTGCTCGTAAAGTGGTGGGTAATACAGTCTCCAGCCCTGGATGTGAATGGGCTATTTCAGCTGTCCCagaggattttatttttgtgagcaCTATATCCTTATTCACTGTATTTATCTTGGTCCTTCAGTTTGCCAATATACAGCATACTGGTCTGTGATTTGTGGATCTTCTGTTCTCAACTGTAGGCATGTGGTGTAGTCTTGCTTAGTAATATAGCTTGCCACacttgagaagaagaagaaaattatggaaatattttgttcctTCTTTCATGCCCCTAATAATATGTCTCAGATTGATGGCTCAGACTAGCCTAGGCTACTTATCACTTTCTGTAAACATGTCACATGAATTAGGAATAAAAGAATTtgtctcaaaagaaaaatcaaacatgCATTTTgataactcacaaactgataGAGAGTATTGGATTTGCAGATCATTCATGACATAAATTTTCTGGCCAAGGAGATTTGTGGTGACTACCTGGAACGAGTACTCAAACTTCTGTCTTCATGCTCTGCCGATGTTCTTGATTCAATAAAACAGAGCATTTTACAAGGTGGAAAGTCATTGAAGGATTTGGTTCCTCTGttaattaatacaataataGAGGCACTAGTCGAAAAGTCAATTGAggtaagttataattttttaattctattgtTTGAATTGGCCATGGAAGGTGACAAGGTGCTTCAAATGTTTTCTTGATAGTGATAGGTGTGGTCATGACTTGATTTATCTGCTAATCCAGCTGTGGAACTGTGGATTCTGAATATTTATGCCCCATTTCATTTGTTAGCATCtggaatgatttttttgttcatatgtttgaatgtttttatTAGTTCTGAACCTTTTTTcggttcatattttttttctcaaaaataaatgtaGGACTTGAGACAGCTGAAGGGAATAACCGCAACTTACAGGATGACTAATAAACCTCTTCCTGTCAGACATTCACCATATGTGTCTGTAGTATTGCGACCCCTGAAGGTgtgcaattatttttaatttatagttgTTTTGTGTCatcctctctgtttttttttaatgggcaaTACTGAGCTTGTTATCTTTCGTGCTATCCAAGTATCTAGTGTTGCTAGATTCCTTGATTGTTTCCTTCAAAGCAGCAGTTTAAAACCAAGTGTAGATTTCATTATTCTAAATGATCTCAGACAGGAAACTATCAGCTTCTTTTGATTATTGATATGTGATGGCCTAAGGATGAGAACCTCTCGCATCTTCTTGTATATACCATCTTCATTGaatctcttgattttattgaGGCCTTTTAGAATTCAAACATAGCATATGTATGCTTGTACCATTTGAGTTAATTAGTATATGAAATCTGGAATGTGGACATGAGAAAAAGCTAGGCAACCTACAATAGATCTATTAAGTTTCAGCGTACTAGATGGGCTTGGATACTTGGTGAGGCTGTGCATTGAAGTGTCAGATTTATCTAATCCATTTTTTGCATACGTCAGCATATGGAAAGAGATCTAAAAAacaagagttttgctactcatcattcccacacaccacacttatttttattttatttttttaaaatattttttggttttattcttcctaaactaattattttttctactcattatccatataccacatatttggtaagagaaaaaaataaaagaataaaaaaattatatgtggtgtgtggataatgagaagaatttaaaaaaaaaaacaatggttAATCGGATCATTTGTACTGACCTTTTTTCTGGCAGTATATCCTATCTACTAGAAACCCAATTACCTTATAGATTTGAACTATTTTTTCCATAGTAGATTGATCGATactagtaaataaatataagtcATCGATATGGATGTCTGATTGTTAATTTTACTCACTGGACGGTACTTGGGGCTTGGCCACATTCACGATTCAAGTTCATTTGCCAACTCTACACTTGCAGATTAACATGGAAgataactttttaattataattcttACATGTACTAACCAACTCCTTCCAGGCTCTTTTGGATGGAGAGCGAGCTACAATATACTTGACTAGGGAAACTAAGAACGAACTACTGGATGGTGCTGCAACTGAGATCACTGGTCGTTATTACGAATTAGCTGCTGATCTTGTCAGCGTGGTTAGTTTCTAAATGCCAGTTAGTTctgtaaaatttttattcttctagGATTCCCTTTGCCTTGCAGTATTTAGAATTgaaatattatctttaaaattttccaTTGTCATCATGACCAGGCTAGGAAAACAGAGTCTTCACTCCAGAGAATACGACAAGGGGCACAAAGACGAGCTGGAGCAAGCTCTGATGTGTCAGATCATAATGTGTCTGACACGGACAAAATCTGTATGCAACTATTCCTTGATATTCAGGTAAGAATAATGACTATTATAttgtctcattttattttttttattttaattatttatgtatttaattttttttattaaataaaaaaatgattattagtatattgatatatatattttactttttaaaaatatttaaataaattaaaaatatataaataaataaaaagaaaaatttatattagtgAACATGCCTAGATGTCAAAGCTCTGACACTACCCATTCAGGTAAACATAATCTGTATGGCCGCCTGGTGAGTTTGGTTACtaaattaatctcaactcatcgttacaatttttttaaattttaatacaaaatataataaataatttaatttttttaaattttaaaataataataatattaaaaaataatattctaacaatattttatcatctcaactcaactcaactcaactcacttcaacatccaaacacaatctaagaTTTTCCGTACATATACttacacaaattcacaaatattttgACCAGGAGTACGGTCGCAACCTCTCTGCCCTTGGGGTTGACGCAGCCAATATTCCAGCATATCGTTCTTTGTGGCAGTGTGTTGCTCCTCCAGATAGACAGAGTACGATTAATTTGTAGAGTTTGGGCATTTAGCTAATGTGGGGGTTGCAGATGAATTCCATTGCATGTTGATTTTCTTGTGGGCTACATTTATTGTCTGGTTTAATGTAGTAGTCGTTTCTTTTGACGTTCTTTGCAGTGttgttataaacttataataaGATTAGAGTCGCAAGAATACTTGCATTGAGGCAAAAGTTTTGTACTTgtaacctttttttctttttcgatgCTTCTCCACCGGCCATCTCTATTCTTGTAAAAATCACAGAGAGCTCTGATTGTGATGATATCAAAATTGTTGTAAGTTTCTACCGAAACTCAAAGTTGTTTTGGACACTGATAGAAGATTATACCTTTCCGAGTAACGTTAGACATAGTCATAACtgtacgtataaaaaaaaaaagatatagttATGATTATGCAAGTATCGtgtactcattttaaaaaaaaaatgaagtttattattaaaaaattaatttttttatgtaagttttatttttactcttttttcaaaagaagtgtcCGGTACTTGTGAattctatgactgtaaatatcatttttttttaaaaaaaaaattgataaatttgagACCTATACTTTTGTTTCAAAGGGATATGAGATTGTACATCTTGAgaatgtaaatattatttttaacacatcAATGTATATTagataatttagaatttttaaaagttcGAAACATTTCAAATGTAATGAAGAAGGAAGCTGAATGTTGATGAAGGTTGATGCAAGAAGATGAAGCAGAGTGCACTgtatgtgtttgataaaatggctAGAAGAAATTGTATTGTCACGGGAGTGCCTTGAGAGCTCTCAAATCTCCTTACAGAATTCACTACTACAATGTTCTCCAAAGGTAATCCTCTCCCCTCTATCTGATTTTCcattatttcttaatttctgaCATGTAACTAACTCTTACTATTTGTTAAACTAAGCTTTATAAACTTGCAAATAAATTGacagttgaattgaaattaattcatttcaacttatcataacaattttttcaaattctaatacaaaatataataaataattcaactttttaaaattttaaaataataataatattaaaaaataatattctaataatattttatcatctcaactcaacacaattcaattcagtttaaCGTCAAAACACAGCCTAACTCACAGACTTAAAACGCAACAAGTTCCCATTTCCGTATTTCATCCCAACGCACCGTTTGAAGTCTTTAAactcaaacggtgcgtttcacCTTATTAAACGCTCAACCCATTACATAAAACGCACGCACCCTTAAGCATAAAATAAAACGCACGCACACTGTCCCAGACTCAACACAAAACGCACGCAGACGGCTTCTGTGTCTTCTGGACCCATTTCCCTCCACTTTCGACGTCGTCGTTTATAGTTGTCACTTAAAACACTTCCAACCTTCCACTACACACTTCACACTTCGACTTCCAGAGGACCCGAGCTTCTTCGCTTCTCCATGTTAGGTTTTTCTGCTCCGTTTGAGTTCCAGCCGCCGGATCCATGACACTAAACGTCCTGAACCCATTAACAACAATGCGACTTTACCTGCGCGGTCTCTTCCACGTTGGTCGTAGAGCCTCTCACCGTGTAAGCCCTCTCTCTACGAACACCCTGAACCCCATTAACCCATTTTTCAATACTATCAATGTTTCGTCATTGCATGCTTCTTTCCTTGATTGCCCTTTGATTTGGTCGACCggctttcttttcataatcagaTACCATTTTGTCAGCAAATCAAGCCCCAACCGTACTTTTGATGATATTAGTAAAGaatcaatttgtaatatttttcaacttattcaACAAGAGCAGTGGGATGACAATAGGATTATCTGTTTGTTTGACTCGGCGCTGGCGCCCATATGGATGTCTAGGGCTTTGGTGGAATTGAGAGGGGATCCAAGGTTAGCTTTGCGGTTCTTCAAATGGGTGGGAACCCGAATCGGGTTTTGCCACACGACGGAGTCATATTGTATCTTGATCCATATATTGTTTTACGCGAGAATGTTCTTGGACGCGAATAGTATTATTAGAGAGTTAGTTTTGTTGACGTGGGTTTTGCCAGGTTGCCATGTGTTTGACGTATTGTGGTCGACAAGGGGTGTTGTTTGGGTTCGAGGGTTTGGTGTGTTTGATGCTTTGTTTGTTGTTTTGACTGGGCTAGGAATGCTGGAGGAAGCGATCGAGTGTTTTTTGAGGATGGTGAAGTACAGGGTTTTGCCAAAACCTCGGTCTTGTAATGAACTTTTGCATAGGCTTTCAAAGTCAGGGAAGAGGGAATTGTCAAGGaagttttttaaagatatggttGGGGCTGGAATTAGTCCTTCGGTTTtcacatataatataatgatagacAATATGTGCAAAGGAGGAGATTTGGAAGCCGCCAGAAGCTTGTtcgaaaaaatgaaacaaactgGCCTTATGCCCGATGTTTTCACATATACTTCTCTTATTGATGGATCTGAAAAGGCAGGCAAGAGGAAATTGTCGAGGaagttttttaaagatatggttGTGGCTGGAATTAGTCCTCCGGTTTTCACATATAATATGATGATATCCAATTTGTGCAAAGGAGGAGATTTGGAAGCCGCTAGAAGCTTGTtcgaaaaaatgaaacaaactgGCCTTAGGCCCGATGTTTTCACATATAATTCTCTTATTAATGGATATGAAAAGGCAGGGAAGAGGGAATTGTCGAGGaagttttttaaagatatggttGGGGCTGGAATTAGTCCTTCGGTTTtcacatataatataatgatagacAATATGTGCAAAGGAGGAGATTTGGAAGTCGCCAGAAGCTTGTtcgaaaaaatgaaacaaactgGCCTTATGCCCGATGTTGTCACTTATAATTCTCTTATTGATGGATATGAAAAGGCAGGGAAGAGGGAATTGTCGGGGaagttttttaaagatatggttGGGGCTGGAATTAGTCCTTCAGTTTTCACATACAGTATAATGATAGACAATATGTGCAAAGGAGGAGATTTGGAAGCCGCTAAAAGCTTGTtcgaaaaaatgaaacaaactgGCCTTATGCCCGATGTTGTCACATATAATTCCCTTATTGATGGATATGAAAAGGCAGGCAAGAGGGAATTGTCGAGGAAGTTTTTTGAAGATATGGTTGGGGCTGGAATTAGTCCTCCGGTTTTCACATGTAATGTAATGATAGACAATATGTGCAAAGGAGGAGATTTGGAAGCCGCTAGAAGCTTGTtcgaaaaaatgaaacaaactgGCCTTATGCCCGATGTTTTCACATATACTTCTCTTATTGATGGATATGAAAAGGCAGGCAAGAGGGAATTGTCGAGGaagttttttaaagatatggttGGGGCTGGAATTAGTCCTTCGGTTTtcacatataatataatgatatacaGTATGTGCAAAGGAGGAGATTTGGGAACCGCTAGAAGATTGTtcgaaaaaatgaaacaaactgCCCTTATGCCCAATGTTGTCACATATAATTCTCTTATTGATGGATATGGAAAGTTTGGATTCTTGGATGAATCGGTTAGTatatttgaagaaatgaaggatgCAGGTTTCGAACCTAATGTAATAACATATAATGCTTTAATTGATTCTTTCTGTAAATTTGGAAGAATGCCTCGAGCTTTTGAGTTTCTCCAAGAGATGAAGATCAATGGGGTGGTACTGGATGTTGTAACTTATAGCACATTAATTGATGCATTTTGTAAGGAAGGGATGATGCAAGAggcaattaaattttttatttacatgaGACGTGTTGGTCTTCTGCCCGATGAATTTACTTACAGTTCTCTGATTGATGCAAGTTGTAAATTAGGCCATCTAAATGATGCTTTGGAGCTGGCTAATGAGATGATGCAGGCAGGAGTTGACTTGAACATTGTCACCTACACAGCTCTAGTGGATGGTCTATGTAAAGGTGGGAGGATAAAGGCAGCAGAAGAAATCTTTCAGGCAATGCTGAAAGCTGGAGTAATTCCTGACCATTTTATATACACAACCCTTATGGATGCTTATTTCAAGGCAGGAAAAACTGCAGAGGCTCTCAATTTGCTGCAGGAGTTACAGGACTTGAATATTGAGGTCAGCGTTGTTACTTATTGTGCACTAATTGATGGTTTGTGCAAAATGGGACTGCTTGAAGAGGCAATCAAGTATTTTAATAGCATGAACGACATTGGTATGCAACCTAATGTTGCAGTTTATACTGCGTTAATTGATGgtctttgtaaaaataatagtattgaAACAGCCAAGAAGCTGTTTGATGAAATGCTGGACAAGGGTGTGATTCCTGATAGAAGTTCTTACACAGCTTTAATTGATGGGAACTTAAAGCATGGTAATCTTCAGGAAGCTTTGAATTTGCGAGGCATAATGATCGATTTGGGTATGGAGTTTGATCTGCCAGCATATACTTCCTTGATTTGGGGTTTTTCTCGGTGTGGCGAGGTGCAACGAGCAAAAGAGCTGTTTGATTAGATGATTCAGAGGGGTTTCCATCCTGATGAGATTCTGTGTATATGTCTATTGAGGAAGTATTATGAACTGGGAAAAGTGGATGAAGCCATTGAATTGCAAAATGAGATGGTCAAAAAGCGTCTAATTACTTGCAGTGCAGTTCCCACTTTACAAACTTGAGAGAAATATATTTCCAGCCTTAGTTCGACGGAGCTGTGTTCAGTGTTTGGATCAGAAACACAACACAGTTTACCTTTCCTAAATGGGAATATGAGAACCCAAGGTATACATAATTCCTCGCTTGTTTCTTACTGGATGGAATGATGTTGCCAAGTGATATTTGATGGTTCATGATTAGATAAATAGGCTGGTGCTGATACTTATTGgtattctgttttctttttataagaacTTATTGGTATTCTGTTCAAAGTCCCTCCTTGTCTCATCATGCAAAGAAGAAGCTAGCTAAACGTCATCAGTTCCAAAGTAGCGGTCACCAAAGTCTCCCATCCCTGGTACCACATGGAATTCATCATTTAGTGCCACGTCAATCTCTGAAGTCACGATTTTTAGTGATGGAAACTGTTTGTATACTCGATGTATACCTTCAGGAGCCTGAATTCATTAaccccccaacaaaaaaaaaaaaattatgcactGATTTTAGCTTTACATTTCAGCATGGAAATGGAGGAAAAGTTAGAagaaccaaaaataataaatctggACTTATTGAGGAAGCAGCTAACTCACAGATATGAGGTTGAGGAAAATAATTTGAGACTCTGGGACTCCCTTTCGTACAAGAAGTCCAATTGCTTGGATGGCTGAATTACCTGCAATAAGTAAAGAAGGCTGTGTCTCTTGTTGCATCCACATAACtgtatataactatatatatatatgtttattatgaTAATGATATGATTCAAGTTGAATGGTCACCAGTAGCAAGAACTGGATCCATAAGGAGCACATGCCGTTGTGAAATATCTTTTGGAAGCTTCTCATATATTAGCTGCATGGAAGAGGAAGGAGAGTTTGTTTGATATATGAAGGGAACTCAACTCCTTTTCACATTTCAGAATtagaactcaataaatacaCATTTCAAGTTGTGTGTTCATAACACCTGTTTCCCATTGTCACCTGAACGGTGGATGAggatttttccaattttaattcCTTTACAGCATGCACGTAGTGCGTTCTCCATGCTCTCTCCACTGAAAATATTAACAGTTTAGAAAATTAGTTACATGCTGATACTTTTTACAATAAAtagtttgattaaaaaaaggaCATAAATTCCTCCATCAAACGAAGAGAGGTTCTTCTCTGATCAAAAACCAATGAACCCCAACAACTAAACAGCACTTGATTCTGTGCTCACCTTCGAATAATGGATACACCACATAATTTCTTGCAGAAATTAACTCCAGTATACACTGATCCTGGAATAGAATGACAAGATATTCTGAGTGATTTATGGCAGAGTTTAACATAGCAGCACCGAGTATAGATAATAATTGTTGCAGTTCGTCCATCCCGAGTGTGCACTGCAATTTTTTTGTTAGCCATAATAAAAAGATTTGAGTtgtaccatttcatttttcatcccTCCACCCTAAACACACCTGTAGGAGTGATTACTTGCTTCTCTGTGAAAGGCAAGTAACCAAGACCGTGTTCCACCACCTGAAAAATTAAGGGTTCTTAGAATTGCTTAGACACTAAACTAATGGTCCTTGGTGTAAACAAATTAGGCACTGCATACCAGACGAATTAGACGATCCGAGTAAAAAGCAAAGTCATGTTTTGCTATTTCCCTGTCACGAATCAGTGTGTGCATGCCTCTTATCTGTAAAATGGATCCCAGCATTACATAAAGCACCAGGGAAATATAAAATGAAGCTCAAGTTGAGAAGATTAGGAAACTCAGGCGCACACTATTAGCTGGATTCTATCCCCATGTAATATTTGTTGTACTCTTCTCTCATAACATTTCACAGCTCTATGCACCCAATGAAAATCATAATTGCTGGGATTAATACTAATTACTCACCCGTCGTTATGCTATCAGAGTAATGTCCAGTGTAACTCACAAAACAAAgcaataccctattattggatagaaagaagaaaagatgacGAATACCTGGAATGTAGAAAGAATTACATTCAGATTGGGATATATCTTGCAGAGGTTATGCTGACCAAGCTTTGTGCGGATATGCTGCACAATTAAATCGATTGCAACATGATTCTCGCCACCCCGGGGTATGATGACATCGGCATACTTCTTTGatggaagaataaaattatcaaaagccGGCTTGACAAACTTTGAATACTGCAAG from Juglans regia cultivar Chandler chromosome 2, Walnut 2.0, whole genome shotgun sequence carries:
- the LOC108993608 gene encoding uridine kinase-like protein 1, chloroplastic isoform X1, whose translation is MAEETTTPSAAMEYPIEAASGVHFSGLRPDGLLISPASSPASSSSQRVLSSFPASPGDLSAPHKQPFVIGVSGGTASGKTTVCDMIIQQLHDHRVVLVNQDSFYRGLTDDELKHVHEYNFDHPDAFDTEQLLECIGKLKSGQPVQVPIYNFKDHRRCSDSFRQVNATDVIILEGILVFHDQRVRNLMNMKIFVDADADTRLARRIKRDTVERSRDVHSVLEQYSKFVKPAFDNFILPSKKYADVIIPRGGENHVAIDLIVQHIRTKLGQHNLCKIYPNLNVILSTFQIRGMHTLIRDREIAKHDFAFYSDRLIRLVVEHGLGYLPFTEKQVITPTGSVYTGVNFCKKLCGVSIIRSGESMENALRACCKGIKIGKILIHRSGDNGKQLIYEKLPKDISQRHVLLMDPVLATGNSAIQAIGLLVRKGVPESQIIFLNLISAPEGIHRVYKQFPSLKIVTSEIDVALNDEFHVVPGMGDFGDRYFGTDDV
- the LOC108993608 gene encoding uridine kinase-like protein 1, chloroplastic isoform X4, whose amino-acid sequence is MAEETTTPSAAMEYPIEAASGVHFSGLRPDGLLISPASSPASSSSQRVLSSFPASPGDLSAPHKQPFVIGVSGGTASGKTTVCDMIIQQLHDHRVVLVNQDSFYRGLTDDELKHVHEYNFDHPDAFDTEQLLECIGKLKSGQPVQVPIYNFKDHRRCSDSFRQVNATDVIILEGILVFHDQRVRNLMNMKIFVDADADTRLARRIKRDTVERSRDVHSVLEQYSKFVKPAFDNFILPSKKYADVIIPRGGENHVAIDLIVQHIRTKLGQHNLCKIYPNLNVILSTFQIRGMHTLIRDREIAKHDFAFYSDRLIRLVVEHGLGYLPFTEKQVITPTGSVYTGVNFCKKLCGVSIIRSGESMENALRACCKGIKIGKILIHRSGDNGKQLIYEKLPKDISQRHVLLMDPVLATGNSAIQAIGLLVRKGVPESQIIFLNLISAPEGMGDFGDRYFGTDDV
- the LOC108993608 gene encoding uridine kinase-like protein 1, chloroplastic isoform X3, yielding MAEETTTPSAAMEYPIEAASGVHFSGLRPDGLLISPASSPASSSSQRVLSSFPASPGDLSAPHKQPFVIGVSGGTASGKTTVCDMIIQQLHDHRVVLVNQDSFYRGLTDDELKHVHEYNFDHPDAFDTEQLLECIGKLKSGQPVQVPIYNFKDHRRCSDSFRQVNATDVIILEGILVFHDQRVRNLMNMKIFVDADADTRLARRIKRDTVERSRDVHSVLEQYADVIIPRGGENHVAIDLIVQHIRTKLGQHNLCKIYPNLNVILSTFQIRGMHTLIRDREIAKHDFAFYSDRLIRLVVEHGLGYLPFTEKQVITPTGSVYTGVNFCKKLCGVSIIRSGESMENALRACCKGIKIGKILIHRSGDNGKQLIYEKLPKDISQRHVLLMDPVLATGNSAIQAIGLLVRKGVPESQIIFLNLISAPEGIHRVYKQFPSLKIVTSEIDVALNDEFHVVPGMGDFGDRYFGTDDV
- the LOC108993608 gene encoding uridine kinase-like protein 1, chloroplastic isoform X2 translates to MAEETTTPSAAMEYPIEAASGVHFSGLRPDGLLISPASSPASSSSQRVLSSFPASPGDLSAPHKQPFVIGVSGGTASGKTTVCDMIIQQLHDHRVVLVNQDSFYRGLTDDELKHVHEYNFDHPDAFDTEQLLECIGKLKSGQPVQVPIYNFKDHRRCSDSFRQVNATDVIILEGILVFHDQRVRNLMNMKIFVDADADTRLARRIKRDTVERSRDVHSVLEQKYADVIIPRGGENHVAIDLIVQHIRTKLGQHNLCKIYPNLNVILSTFQIRGMHTLIRDREIAKHDFAFYSDRLIRLVVEHGLGYLPFTEKQVITPTGSVYTGVNFCKKLCGVSIIRSGESMENALRACCKGIKIGKILIHRSGDNGKQLIYEKLPKDISQRHVLLMDPVLATGNSAIQAIGLLVRKGVPESQIIFLNLISAPEGIHRVYKQFPSLKIVTSEIDVALNDEFHVVPGMGDFGDRYFGTDDV